From a region of the Chiloscyllium punctatum isolate Juve2018m chromosome 1, sChiPun1.3, whole genome shotgun sequence genome:
- the foxi2 gene encoding forkhead box protein I2 — protein sequence MNSVGFQDSQRCNSTPLCANAAPHLSEMAVYCENFNMYHQHQHQAGYPLADYPGTASPYLWLNGTAAGGSPSPYLHSQSPSPFPAPPQFVPAAPSSGPPGAAELGWLSLASQEELLKLVRPPYSYSALIAMAIQNAPDKKLTLSQIYQYVAENFPFYKKSKAGWQNSIRHNLSLNDCFKKVPRDEDDPGKGNYWTLDPNCEKMFDNGNFRRKRKRRTDSNSGLGGSLTGKPQDNAGTPALKLTESPPLLLEATSPEPEHSRGSIDDPKLSTPSSSPCLNSFFNSMAAVGSGPITRQVSMGLANDFFQRNVSALGSYSSNSSLSSQEASEVTDSFHFNRAGYHNTFSGGQTTQFNSHFYNTFSVNSLIYPREGTEV from the exons ATGAACTCTGTTGGTTTTCAGGACTCCCAGCGATGTAACTCCACGCCGCTCTGTGCCAACGCAGCGCCTCACCTCTCCGAGATGGCAGTCTACTGTGAGAACTTCAACATGTACCACCAGCACCAGCACCAGGCGGGCTACCCGCTGGCGGACTACCCGGGCACTGCCAGCCCTTACCTGTGGCTGAACGGGACGGCGGCCGGGGGATCACCGTCTCCGTACCTGCACAGTCAGAGCCCCTCGCCGTTCCCGGCCCCTCCGCAGTTCGTACCCGCTGCCCCCTCCTCGGGGCCGCCCGGAGCCGCGGAGCTGGGCTGGCTTTCCCTCGCCAGCCAGGAGGAGCTGCTCAAGCTGGTCCGGCCTCCTTACTCCTACTCGGCTCTGATCGCCATGGCCATCCAGAACGCCCCGGACAAGAAGCTCACCCTCAGCCAGATCTACCAGTACGTGGCCGAGAACTTCCCGTTCTACAAGAAGAGTAAGGCAGGCTGGCAAAACTCCATCCGACACAACCTCTCCCTCAACGACTGCTTCAAGAAGGTGCCGAGGGACGAGGACGATCCAG GGAAAGGGAATTACTGGACCCTGGACCCGAACTGCGAGAAGATGTTTGACAATGGTAACTTTCGCCGGAAGAGAAAGCGGAGAACCGACTCCAACTCGGGCCTCGGGGGTTCCCTCACTGGCAAGCCCCAGGACAATGCAGGGACTCCCGCCTTGAAGCTAACCGAGAGCCCGCCGCTCTTGCTGGAAGCTACCTCGCCGGAGCCGGAGCACTCGCGGGGCTCCATCGACGACCCGAAACTTTCCACGCCCTCGTCCAGCCCTTGTCTGAACAGTTTCTTCAACAGCATGGCCGCCGTGGGCAGTGGCCCCATCACTAGGCAAGTGTCCATGGGCCTGGCCAATGACTTCTTCCAAAGGAATGTCTCTGCACTCGGTTCCTACTCGTCCAACAGCAGCTTATCCTCGCAGGAAGCCAGCGAGGTGACGGACTCCTTTCACTTCAACCGCGCGGGCTATCACAACACTTTCTCCGGCGGTCAGACAACCCAGTTCAACAGCCATTTCTACAACACCTTCAGTGTCAACAGTTTGATTTACCCCCGGGAGGGAACGGAGGTCTGA